The window GCAATTAGAATTACACCTCCATTAAATATTTCTGATGAAGAAATTATAGAAGGATGTGATATTTTATTACAAATTATCATTAAAAAAACACATGAACACAATTAAACCAAAAAAATTACAACACGCTTAAAAACAGCAATTTAACTACATTTACTTAAAGTAAAGTTGTTCTGTTTATTAAAGTATTCATTTAAATTTAATAAAAACACATGCTAATAAGAAAAATATAATTATATTTGTTTAATAAATTAGAGTTAGGGGGCTAATTTATGAATTCTTAAATCGGTTACTGTTTTTACAGAAACCGATTTTTTTTATTAGCTTTAGCAGCATAAACTCTTTTTATGTCTAAAACTATAACACGTATTTTTGATTTTGCTTATAATCAACTAGTAAACTACCCTCAAGAAAAATGCTACAATTACAAAGTTAATGATGAATGGAAATCTATTTCCACTGAAAAATTAATTAATTCAGCAAACAAAGTAAGCAGCTCTTTATTAAAATTAGGTGTTAAACCAAATGATAAAATAGCAGTTATAACGGAAAATAACAATCCTAATTGGCATATTCTAGATACAGGTATCTTGCAAATCGGCGCACAAAACGTTCCTTTATACGCTACTCTCTCAGAAAAGGATTATGAATATATTTTAAATCATTCTGATGCACAATATTGTTTTGTATCCAATAACGATCTATATAACAAAGTAAAATCTATAGAAAGTAAAACACAACTTAAAGGCATTTTCTCTTTAGAAGAATTAGAAACAGACTACGGTTTTTCTAATTTCTTAGAAATCGGTACTAATAAAGAATATAGTTCAGAAATTGAAAAATTAAAAAACAATGTAAAACCAGACCATTTAGCAACCATCATTTACACTTCAGGAACAACAGGAACTCCAAAAGGCGTGATGTTAAGTCATAATAATATTGTTTTTACTGTTTTTAAAACTGACAAAGCATTTAACTTAAATTCTTCTAAAAAACGTATTCTAAGCTACTTACCTATTTGCCATATTTACGAAAGAACTGCATCATATTATAATTTATACAAAGGGTTTGAAGTTTATTTTGCAGAAAGCTTGGAAACCATTGGAGACAATATTAGAGAAGTAAAACCTCATTTTTTAGCAGTTGTTCCTAGATTACTAGAAAAAATATTTGATAAAATCATAGATAAAGGCAGTAATTTAAAAGGTCTAAAGAAACAATTATTCTTTTGGGCATTAGCGTTAGCTGAAAAATACGAGCCTTATCATAAGAATGGAAATTGGTATCATTTTAAACTTAACATTGCAAATAAAATTATTTTCTCTAAATGGAGAGAAGCTTTAGGAAATAACTTAGAGTTTATGGTTTCTGGAAGCGCTCCTCTACAACAACGCTTAATTAGAGTTTTTACAGCAGCAGGAATTCCTGTTTTTGAAGGATACGGAATGACCGAATCTTCACCTGGAGGAACAGTAAATGACCTAAGAAACAACAATTTAAAAATAGGAACCGTTGGAAAACCTTTAGAAGGTGTTGAAATTAAAATTGCCGAAGATGGAGAAATTTTAATGAAAGGAGAAAACGTAATGTTAGGCTACTATAAAAATGATGAGTTAACTAAAAAAACCATTATTAACGGTTATTTACATACTGGAGATATTGGAGAACTTGACAATGAAGGCTTTTTAACAATTACAGACCGTAAAAAAGAAATTTTTAAAACCTCTGGAGGAAAATACATTGCTCCTGCAGCATTAGAAAGCGAGTTTAAACAATCACGTTTTATAGAACAAATAATGGTTATTGGTGAAGGTGAAAAAATGCCTGCAGCATTCATACAAGTTCAGTTTGAATTTATTGAAGATTGGGCTAAAAGACATCATCATAAAATTACCGACGTTACTTCTGATAAAAAATTAATAGAAAGAATACAAGAAGAAGTAGATTTTTACAATAAAAAATTTGGTAAATGGGAACAAATAAAGCGTTTCGAAATCACCCCAGAACCTTGGACAATTGAAAATGAGTGCCTTACCCCTACTATGAAAATAAAAAGAAAGGTAATTAAAGAAAAATACAAAAAATTGTACCAAAAAATATATAATTCTTAATTAAGAACCAATAAATTTTCTATTTGTTAAATCAATGTAAATTTACTACTTTGCAGTTCTTCAAAATAGAAATTTATGGCAATAGAAATTACACGCATTTTTGATTTTCCTTATTATCAATTAGAAAAATACAATCTAAACAAAGCTTTAACCACAAAATACAATGGTAAATGGGTTTCTACTTCTTCCAAAGAATATATAGATAAAGCGAATGCTATAAGTAGAGGATTGTTAAAACTAGGTATTAAAGCTAATGATAAAATTGCTATAATTTCTACTACCAATAGAACAGAGTGGAATATTTGTGATATTGGTATTTTACAAGTTGGCGCACAAAATGTACCTATTTATCCTACAATTTCTAAAGAAGATTATGAGTATGTTTTAAATCATTCTGAAGCAACTTATTGTTTTGTTTCAGATTCAACTATACTTGAAAAACTTAATCAAATTAAAGGAAACACTAGTATAAAAGAAGTGTTTACTTTTGACGATATTAGTGAAGAAAAAAATTGGAATGAAGTCTTAGAACTTGGTAAAGATACTAGTAACCAAGAAGAAGTTGAAGCAAGAAAAAATGCAGTAACTCCAAACGATTTAGCAACCTTAATATATACTTCAGGAACCACAGGAAGACCTAAAGGCGTTATGTTATCTCACGGAAACATTGTTTCTAATGTGTTAGCTAGTGACGATCCAGTTCCTTTAGAATACGGTAAAGACAAAGCATTAAGCTTTTTACCTGTTTGTCATGTATTTGAAAGAATGATACTGTATTTATATCAATTTTGTGGTGCAGAAATTTATTTTGCTGAAGGAATTGATAAATTAACCGAAAACGCACAAGAAATTAAGCCAGATGTTATGACGGCTGTACCTCGTTTATATGAAAAAATATACGATAAAATTATCTTAAAAGGTGAAGATTTAACAGGAATAAAAAAGAAATTATTTTTCTGGGCTGTAAATTTAGGTTTGCGCTATGAACCATACGGACAAAACGGATGGTGGTATGAAAAACAACTAGGCTTAGCTCGTAAGCTTATCTTTTCTAAATGGCAAGCTGCTTTAGGTGGTAACTTAAAAATAATGGTTTCTGGAAGCGCAGCTCTACAACCACGTTTAACACGTATTTTTGCAGCAGCAGGAATGCCAATTATGGAAGGTTATGGATTAACAGAAACATCTCCAGTTACTTCTGTTAATTTTGTTGAAGTAAACGGAGAAAGAGGCTTTAGAGTTGGTACTGTAGGTAAAGTTATTAAAGACGTAGAAGTTAAAATTGCTGAAAATGGAGAAATTTTAATAAAAGGACCAAACGTAATGCAAGGTTACTATAAAGATCCAGAAAAAACTGCCGAAGTAATAAAAGACGGTTATTTCCATTCAGGTGATAAAGGAGAAATTGATACAGACGGTTTTTTAAAAATTACAGGAAGAACTAAAGAAATGTTTAAAACTTCTGGAGGTAAATACGTTGTACCACCTTTACTAGAAGGAGAATTAAAACAATCTTTATTTATTGAACAAGTTATGGTTGTTGGAGAAGGAGAAAAAATGCCTGCTGCAATTATTCAACCCAATTTTGAGTATTTAAAAGAATGGGCAAAAGAAAACAATATAACCTACTCTAATAACGAAGAATTAATTGCAAATGAAAAAGTTTTAGAGCAGTTTACAAAAGCTGTAAAAGTTTGTAATAGCTGTTTTGGTAAATGGGAACAAATTAAAGTCTTTAAGTTAACACCAGACGAATGGACTTTAGAAGCTGGCCACCTTACGCCAACAATGAAAATGAAACGAACTGTAATAAAAAAGATTTACAACGATTTATACGAACAAATTTATAGAGGATAAACTCTTTAAAATACTTAAAAACTCATAATGAAAATTGTGAGTTTTTTTGTTTGATGAATATAATTATACCCTAAAAAAACTTAAATAAAAAAGTTATCTTTGGGATAACAGTAACAAAAAGGTTTCCTTATCCTATTCTATTTAAGGGATACGAGTAATAAAAATTACTGTATAACACGTTAGGCAACATAAAGAGAAACGACATTGACAGAAAGAAAAACCAACTTCAAAACCAT of the Tenacibaculum todarodis genome contains:
- a CDS encoding AMP-dependent synthetase/ligase, with product MSKTITRIFDFAYNQLVNYPQEKCYNYKVNDEWKSISTEKLINSANKVSSSLLKLGVKPNDKIAVITENNNPNWHILDTGILQIGAQNVPLYATLSEKDYEYILNHSDAQYCFVSNNDLYNKVKSIESKTQLKGIFSLEELETDYGFSNFLEIGTNKEYSSEIEKLKNNVKPDHLATIIYTSGTTGTPKGVMLSHNNIVFTVFKTDKAFNLNSSKKRILSYLPICHIYERTASYYNLYKGFEVYFAESLETIGDNIREVKPHFLAVVPRLLEKIFDKIIDKGSNLKGLKKQLFFWALALAEKYEPYHKNGNWYHFKLNIANKIIFSKWREALGNNLEFMVSGSAPLQQRLIRVFTAAGIPVFEGYGMTESSPGGTVNDLRNNNLKIGTVGKPLEGVEIKIAEDGEILMKGENVMLGYYKNDELTKKTIINGYLHTGDIGELDNEGFLTITDRKKEIFKTSGGKYIAPAALESEFKQSRFIEQIMVIGEGEKMPAAFIQVQFEFIEDWAKRHHHKITDVTSDKKLIERIQEEVDFYNKKFGKWEQIKRFEITPEPWTIENECLTPTMKIKRKVIKEKYKKLYQKIYNS
- a CDS encoding AMP-dependent synthetase/ligase, which translates into the protein MAIEITRIFDFPYYQLEKYNLNKALTTKYNGKWVSTSSKEYIDKANAISRGLLKLGIKANDKIAIISTTNRTEWNICDIGILQVGAQNVPIYPTISKEDYEYVLNHSEATYCFVSDSTILEKLNQIKGNTSIKEVFTFDDISEEKNWNEVLELGKDTSNQEEVEARKNAVTPNDLATLIYTSGTTGRPKGVMLSHGNIVSNVLASDDPVPLEYGKDKALSFLPVCHVFERMILYLYQFCGAEIYFAEGIDKLTENAQEIKPDVMTAVPRLYEKIYDKIILKGEDLTGIKKKLFFWAVNLGLRYEPYGQNGWWYEKQLGLARKLIFSKWQAALGGNLKIMVSGSAALQPRLTRIFAAAGMPIMEGYGLTETSPVTSVNFVEVNGERGFRVGTVGKVIKDVEVKIAENGEILIKGPNVMQGYYKDPEKTAEVIKDGYFHSGDKGEIDTDGFLKITGRTKEMFKTSGGKYVVPPLLEGELKQSLFIEQVMVVGEGEKMPAAIIQPNFEYLKEWAKENNITYSNNEELIANEKVLEQFTKAVKVCNSCFGKWEQIKVFKLTPDEWTLEAGHLTPTMKMKRTVIKKIYNDLYEQIYRG